From the Penaeus monodon isolate SGIC_2016 chromosome 3, NSTDA_Pmon_1, whole genome shotgun sequence genome, the window ataatatatataataatactatatatatatatataaaactatatatatatatatctatataatattacatacataatacatacatatagtatatatatataatatatatatatatatattaatatataattagaatatagtattataatatagtatatgattatgtattatgtatgttgtaagtataatatatattatatattatatatatatatatataatatataatatattatatatattgtatattatatatattgatatattatatatgtatatatattatgtattatattattatatatatatatattataatatataatatataatataatatatatatatacattaataatacatatataatatatattatattatatatatatatattatatataataaataaatgaatatacatacacatatgtatatataacctaaGACAAACAttgtaacatacacatacatgtaagtataagtataagtgtacatgtgtgtgtgtgtcgtggaggtgtggggtgtgtgtgtgtaaaattatatatatatatatatatatattatatactataaatatatatatatatatatatatatatacatatatatatacatatatatatatgaaaaatatattatatacaatacttatatttaatgtaagtatatgtatatgtggcacAGTAggttttatagatataattattatctatactatatagtaatagtagtgtaatatataatgatgtgtaataatatgatatatataatatttatatatattatctatatatatatataatacatcaatatgaatttatatattataatgtagtagaatatatattgtatatactatttagtgatacatatatattatcatatacatacatatatacattatatcgtgcatctattatctatcgtatattaatactatcatataattattatatataatatattatatatataatatttttatatatatatatttttttgtttgtttttttttgtttgtttaataaacatataatatatatttatcatatatatagtatatgtatatatattgtatatatatattattttacttattatatatataatatacgtatacatatatactgtgtaagtatattatataatatatatgatatatatatatattatatattatatatatatatgactgtgtgtgtgtgtattttattgtgtgtgttgtatgatggtgtgtgtaatgtatgttgttgtgtgtgtgtatatatgtatgtttgttgtatatatattgtgtttttcatatcatatctatgtgtgtgtgtatatatatatatgtggtgtgtgtatatatatatacttgtggttgtgagtatatctattcattttgttataatctttttgtatatatatatcttctgtttaatattatatgtgtgtgtgtgttaataatatgtttggtgtgtgtatattatattggtgtgtgggtataaaatgtatgtgtattacatatagagtgtgtgtgtatataaataatgttgtaatatatatgttaatataatatttgttgtgaTATCttagttttgtgtttatatatactatatataatatatatatagatatattatatctatactatatatatatctatatatattatagtatatgtagtatgtgatatgttgtgttgtatattatataagaatgcATGATAGTATATACAAGAATGTATTTAACTTTCaatgtttttaatattcattaactCATACTTCTATTTGAAACTATCATCTCATTCTATTCTAGTttcaatatatacgtataatataatgtatatatatgatatgatattataatatctatatatatatattagatatatattatagttctatattattgatattatcttatattatagtatttcttatacggatatatatatatgtatatatatctatattatattatatatataatatattattttctatatctatattatatctattatatctatactatatctatttattatttatattaataaatatatagttatatattattatataatatgtattagctaattaatatgatatatgatttatattaatatatatataatatatatctactatatcatatctatagatcttatctatatgctatatatattaatctatctattattaatctatattatatatatctaatctatctatctattatatttaaatctattatatttatttattattttttttttttttttttttttttttttatctattttatctatatatatttttgatattttttttttaaatcttttttttatatatgctatatttatattaatactatatctaaaaaaaaaaaaaaaaaaaaaaaaaaaaaaaaaaaaaaaaaaaaaaaaaaaaaaaaaaaaaaaaaaaaaaaaaaaaaaaaaaaaaaactatatctattatctacatatatatttagcccCCCCTTCAGTTAGCAATTTTTGATAAACGGGTTATCTCTCTTGCTAGCATGTACATGTTGGAGGTGTGTTGGCTTTTGCTGGAGTCACAATAGTTGTGGAAAACATGCCAATAGCCTTTATCAGAATAAATCTTGTTCTCTATTTGGTGTACGAtgatacagttatatagattacATTATGGCTTATTTATCCATTGACTTTCAGGTTTTCATTGTTGCTCCAACAATATATAATGCAACTCTCAGTGTTCTCCATGGCATTGCTGGAACTTTTATTGTTGCCAACATTATTGGTAATTTTGTTGCGATTATGCTTGTGGATACTTCAACACAAGGATTATTACTGCCATCACAGGTATGTATttgatttatatgtttgtgtctcCACTTACCTAAGAAGCATGTTGCAGAAGGAGTACTGACctagaataataaaactattgctTGAATATATTTCCAAAATGTATGATAATGGGGATACTTTCAGATTTGACTTTAAGAAGTGAATTTACTTTGATTATATGCACTCCTCTATTATACACCTCTAAAgagaatagatgatagatttaGAAAATCAGTTTTAGGAACATCAGGAACCAGTGTGAGCTAATTCTTTGATGGTCAATTTTCCAGGTTCCATCTGGTTGGCATGTGTGTGCGGCATGTGAAAGCACAGCCCCAGCTCGGTCACGTCACTGCAACACCTGCAATGTGTGTGTCTTGAAGAAGGAGCACCATTGTGTCTTCACGGGCTGTTGTGTGGGCCTCAAAAACCAtagatatttttacattttcttattctACATGTGGGGATCAACTTTATATTGTTCATTCCTAAATGCCTTCTTCATTTGGCCACATGTTGGTAAGCTTATCTCTTCATAATTAGACTTGACTGTATGAGGAAAGTTCTGTATGTGAACACATGAATTATAACCAGTCATATAATGTAGATTaggaagaaatgacaaaaaaaaatttggtcacagacagatagacatgcatcaactcattcattcattcatttatatcattcattaatttatatcattaattaatttacacactcactgactcactcactgactcactcactctctcattctctcattctctcattctctcattctctcattctctcattctctctcattctctctcattctctctcattctctctcattctctctcattctctctctctctctctctctctctctctctcttctactctctctctctctctctctctctctcttccccccctctctctcttcaccctccccccccccccccccctctctctcccctctctctttctctcttcccccctctctctctcttcccccctctctctctcttcccccctctctctctcttcccccctctctctctcttccctctctctctctctctctctctctctctctctctctctctctctctctctctctctctctctctctctctctctctctcccccctctctctctctcctctctctctctctctctctctctctctctctctctctctccccccctctctctctctctctttcccccctctctctctttccccctctctctgtcaattcactgttgagaggttatttggcagtgcctgattgtatgcctttcctaatcaaccacgctaacacacacacacacacacacacacacacacacacacacacacacacacacacacacacacacacacacacacacacatattcacacacacacacacacacatattcacacacacacacattcacaccacacacacactcacacattcacacactcacacattcacacacacattcacacacacacacacattcacacacacacacacacacaccacacacacacacacacacacacacatattcacacactcacacattcacacacacacacacacacacacacacacacacacacacatcacacacacattcacacacacattcacacacacacacaattcacacacacacacatacattcacacacacacacatacattcacacacacacattcacccacacacacacacacacacacacacacacacacacacacacacacacacacacacacacacacacacacacacacacacacacacacacacaaatccttaTCTGTTTTATGTATAGCATAATGTTCCTTCTCATGCATTATTTTGCCATTTCAGGAGGTTTCAGCATGTGGGCAGTAGTGCGTCTACTCTTGCCTGGAGTGTGGATCTTATGGGAACCTTCTTTGGACACCCTTTATGCCTTCTTGTTCTCGATAAATGTTATTGGCTTCTTATTCATGACTGTTCTGATCTTCTACTATACGGGACTCCTTGTTACGAACACAACAACCTATGAGAATAATAACCGGAAGGGACAGAAATATGATCATGggacagaacataacataaaggTGAGGATCAACTCTATTTTACTTTCAGCTCAGTTATTctggaaagagatagaaaagaagagtgCTGTTGAAATGTTAAAGTACGGAATAGAAGCCATTGTCACAGCTTTCCAATCCATCTGCAGGTTACGCTTGGGGAACGTTGGTATCTCACGTGGATCTTCCCAACCATTTCATCCCCACTGACGTATGATGGCCTGGATTGGTCTAACCAGATCTCAAGCAGGAGTGTTAGACCTAAGACTAGGTAAACAACCTTTTATTACTCTCAGTCCCACACTAGACTATTGTCTACTATGGATGTCtttaagtacaaaaaaaatatgtatgattcACCTATGtggaaaaaataactataatgtaATTGTCTttcacaaacaacccaaaaatgtAGCTTTAATTATGTAAgcacaaaaaaggcaaaatactACAATTTGACCTGGTAAAACTCAAAGGTATATTCTTCCACTGTTGTGGATTTTAAAATCTTGTGATGCCCTAAAGAAGACTGCATGAAGTGGATTTTTATAATGTTGTTACTTCTTTTTCAAGCTAAATACTCTGTAACATCAAATTGCTATGGACAATCACAGGAAGGTATATAGAAGAGAGTAAAAGTCACATTCCCTAGCACAAAACTTAGCCAGATTATTTTATCACATTGCACATGCTCTGTTTCTGCACAAATTCATTTCTTTGTCCAGGAATATTTAGAAACATCACTTTGTCTTGGAAATATACAAACTAAACATGGATATTTTCTTCTACTGATACCAGTTAGTCTCTAGTCAGGGAAAAATAAGGTATCCTTCCTTGTCCATTTTGCCAGTGTCATATTTCAATTTTCAGGTGGTTATCATCTTTTAGTGAATTTAAATATGATCAAAACATATCTTCATGGGAAAGACAGCTTTTATGAAAAAACTATTTGTTCATATGAATACTTGATTACATGATATCACAGTCCATGAATGAAGTTACTTAGGTAGATTAGGTGTAGATCAAGTAAAACCTAGTCAGTAATTTTAAGCAATACCTTTGATAAACAAGAGTTTTCATCCAGCAATACTGCCTgcagataataatgttgatttttCCTTATATCTTAATGCTAATTTCATTAGCTTGTAATTAAGACTGATATGCTGCAGGCTAATTTGGTATTATGTCATAAAGTTAGTGAAGTCCAATATATTGCGATtcaacatttttgttatttgctttgcacattttaacattttcactattatttaaaTCCTGGCTGAAAGTTGTGATGAAGGAGAGTAATGTATTTATGAATTAAGGGCAGGGTATTGAAGTCTAAATCCATTATCTATTCATGCTTATGCACATGGTAGACAGATGAGCAGACAGTCAATTACATACTCAGGTAGACATGCAGATAGACCAAGTTTTAGACATTCATAAATCCTTTTATGTAATAGACACTTGCATGTACTAGGACACACAAATGAGCTTGCAGATCTGCAACCACAAATACATctctttacatacatgcatgtacacatgcacattcacactcacacacatacatacctgcacCTGTGCCCATGTCCAAGCCAGCACCCACACCCATGCCTGTGCAATCCTCCACACCCATGCTTACACATGCCCAGACTCCATCCACTTCTATGTCTCTTtccacatacacatccatacacatacacattacacatacacattacacatacacacacattacacacacatacacatacacatatacatatatacacatccacattcacacatacacatctggatccacacatacatattcttgcacacacacacacacacacacacacacacacacacacacacacacacacacacacacacacacacacacacacacacacacacacacacacacacacacacacacacacacgcacacacacacacgcacacacacacacacacacacactgtgaaaaGTAAGCTAATTAACCCAATACCACCGGGCATGGCTTATACCCAtcgtgagtttactttattaattatttttacacatagatggctgcaTTTATACTGTCACCAATGAGTCAATTaggagtactgcctgtctcacccatttacccttttccttgatttacaaaaatattttatgttatcttattttgccgttacaaatgtttataacattaaagtaattataatgtttatattaagaataacaacattgatattcatagcatcagtagaaaaaaaacagcaaaaaaacaaaaattgtttttcccaccagttcaaggaaaagtgaaatccGGTTAGgttacaaggtctactaattgactcctttgtggctaagcactagcagagctatctatgtgcagagacatctcacaaaaaaaaaaaaaaaaaaaaaaaaaaaaaaaaaaaaaaattgagcacagcattttcccggcgGCAGTGGGTTAATTCAATTTTCAGATCCAAATGAGAACATTGTTTTTGAAGTCCATCCGTGTTAGCTAAGTCAGCCACTGTCTTGAATCTGAACTGTGCTCAAGGCACCCTGGGACCATATTCTTGAATTGCAGGTGGCTGCTATTTTTACTCACATATGAACTGCCTTTTCTCTCCCCTGCAATCCCCCCTCCctaccaaaacataaaaaattatggtTAAAAAAGTATCATTGTAGAAAACACATGAGATTTCTCAACCACTACTGTGTATCATCAGAGATACTCAGGACTGTAGTCAGTGTCATAGTTCATCAAAAAATTATTGGACTGTAATAGAAATCACTCTTGAGCTActttaatttacctttttttatttcaaatataaatCCAATCCAACAGTCTTTTCAAAATTCTGGAATCTAACTTTTTTATGCCAGAACCCATGACACTGACGATAGTGGTTTCTTGTATCCAAACTGTTTAGTGGCATGTAATAAAACCGTTTTTTTATTATGCAACCATAATTGTACATTTCCTTATTTTGACTGAAATCTGATATGTATgctgactgtaaaaaaaaaaatagtaataatatttgtaataaaaaagtgTGAGAAAAATTGTATTCCCTGTTATGACAGAACGTAATGAAAAAGTTTGACATTGTTTTAGGTAAGAAAATCACATTTTGTTTGGAGGACTTCCATAAATGTAGGGAGAGTTAAAGATAGTAAGGTCATGTTTTAGTAACGTATTTGAAATTAGAATTGGCTCATACAaattcttataatcattgttCTGCAAACTTGCAAAttatggttttaaattttgtacTTAACTTTAAGATATACCTAATTGTATGGTATGCATTTACTATGTTGTTTTGCATGCTCAGAATATCTTTATTTAGTAGAGTTGAATATGTGAGAGAGATATGAAATTTGCCTTTTTAGTTTTACCTCATGGATGTTTTGTagagtatgaatgtatatgtggtTATTCTCTATTGCAGTTAAGCCTAGGTTGGCAAACTGGGCTCCTTTGTattaaaacatgcaaaaaaaggtGTAGCCTTACAAAGGAAGGCAGCTTATATATGAGTAAATGTTGAGTATCCATCTTGCTGTAAATGCTAGTCATTTTTCAAATACTGCTCTTCCATGGCTATGAACCGAAAATGTGT encodes:
- the LOC119593935 gene encoding probable palmitoyltransferase ZDHHC24 isoform X1, whose protein sequence is MAYLSIDFQVFIVAPTIYNATLSVLHGIAGTFIVANIIGNFVAIMLVDTSTQGLLLPSQVPSGWHVCAACESTAPARSRHCNTCNVCVLKKEHHCVFTGCCVGLKNHRYFYIFLFYMWGSTLYCSFLNAFFIWPHVGGFSMWAVVRLLLPGVWILWEPSLDTLYAFLFSINVIGFLFMTVLIFYYTGLLVTNTTTYENNNRKGQKYDHGTEHNIKVTLGERWYLTWIFPTISSPLTYDGLDWSNQISSRSVRPKTSVEFCIQLASFSTPLPLLKMPFSSGLLFLYFLCLPSQYFPSSSNWTNGSPQECLHVILEEVTLQATTLSIYWSKHEIAGHPPKPILQYFRGEQIFFL
- the LOC119593935 gene encoding probable palmitoyltransferase ZDHHC24 isoform X2 → MAYLSIDFQVFIVAPTIYNATLSVLHGIAGTFIVANIIGNFVAIMLVDTSTQGLLLPSQVPSGWHVCAACESTAPARSRHCNTCNVCVLKKEHHCVFTGCCVGLKNHRYFYIFLFYMWGSTLYCSFLNAFFIWPHVGGFSMWAVVRLLLPGVWILWEPSLDTLYAFLFSINVIGFLFMTVLIFYYTGLLVTNTTTYENNNRKGQKYDHGTEHNIKVTLGERWYLTWIFPTISSPLTYDGLDWSNQISSRSVRPKTRVCALGTDTII